One part of the Eucalyptus grandis isolate ANBG69807.140 chromosome 10, ASM1654582v1, whole genome shotgun sequence genome encodes these proteins:
- the LOC104422817 gene encoding putative F-box protein At5g60060, which yields MGPTERRPCADLPTEILSMIGDRLDTRMDVLRFRSVCSSFRSSIPAPGRPEDSRFPLRIQPDLFLRACTVYALETPDGAGGSGRARWLLMLEELELGRMRILSLYSQRRIAHMLHKFPKVLDSRQSRMVEICRQYALDYRGTTRGRLFQGVQKVVMHPDGVGPDSDQCSVYFIDERGRLGFWKHGDESWSYLVVDGRRRCRYSDVVVYDGKVWVVDSVGQILQLHKSFRLRSFSLPIYDIGGRRRRRRRFQCFSRHLVVSGGDLYIVCRYTSDGPCSRGSPEKTSHYEVFRLDQRRARWEEARSLGDSAFFLCNRRCSFAVSASELDGHGDGNCIYRAEKNCNSFEVFDLANRSLKWPDYSDFRVGLLLGD from the coding sequence ATGGGTCCAACCGAAAGGCGCCCATGCGCCGACCTTCCTACGGAGATTCTCTCCATGATCGGCGATCGTCTCGACACCCGCATGGACGTCCTCCGGTTCCGCAGCGTCTGCTCTTCCTTCCGCTCCTCGATCCCCGCGCCGGGCCGCCCCGAGGACTCGCGATTCCCTCTCCGAATCCAGCCCGACCTCTTCCTCCGCGCGTGCACGGTCTACGCCCTCGAGACCCCGGACGGTGCCGGCGGCTCCGGCCGCGCGCGGTGGCTGCTGATGCTCGAGGAGTTGGAGCTCGGGCGCATGCGGATCCTCAGCCTCTACTCGCAGCGGAGGATCGCGCACATGCTCCACAAGTTCCCGAAGGTACTCGATTCTCGCCAATCTCGAATGGTTGAAATCTGTAGACAATACGCGCTCGATTATCGCGGTACAACCAGAGGCCGCCTCTTTCAAGGTGTACAGAAAGTAGTGATGCATCCGGATGGCGTAGGTCCTGATTCGGATCAATGTTCGGTTTATTTCATCGACGAACGCGGGCGATTAGGTTTTTGGAAACACGGGGATGAGAGTTGGAGCTATTTAGTTGTTGATGGCCGACGGCGCTGTCGTTATAGCGACGTCGTAGTGTATGATGGCAAAGTCTGGGTCGTCGATTCCGTCGGGCAGATTTTGCAGCTTCATAAATCTTTCAGACTTCGAAGTTTCTCACTGCCGATCTACGACATTGgcggtcgccgtcgccgccgtcgccgcttcCAGTGCTTTTCGAGGCATTTGGTGGTATCAGGCGGTGATCTTTACATAGTGTGCAGATACACTAGCGATGGTCCATGTAGCCGTGGCTCGCCGGAAAAGACAAGTCATTATGAAGTCTTTAGATTGGATCAGCGACGTGCGAGATGGGAGGAGGCGAGGAGCTTGGGCGATTCCGCTTTCTTTCTCTGCAACCGCCGCTGCTCGTTCGCCGTCTCGGCAAGCGAGCTCGACGGGCATGGCGACGGGAATTGCATCTACCGCGCGGAAAAAAATTGCAACAGCTTTGAGGTGTTCGACTTGGCGAACCGTAGCCTCAAGTGGCCGGACTATTCTGACTTCCGTGTTGGTTTATTGCTTGGCGATTAG
- the LOC120288826 gene encoding putative F-box protein At5g60060 yields the protein MISSSASSSSYGDIRDHPCRKRKRAPMDPTERRSCPDLPTDILYEIGNRLDTRMNVLRFRSVCSSFRSAIPAPPRREASRFPLRIQPDLFLRASTVYALETPDGAAGSGRPQWLLMLEESAEPGCMMILSLYSQRRIAHMLHKFPKVLDSRQSRMVEICRQYTLHYSYRTEGRLFQGVQKAVMHPDAVGSDSDQCSVYFIDEGGELGCWKYGDENWSYLEVDGSDIDQYDDIVAYDGKVWVVDSVGQILQLQTSFRLRSFSLPIYDIGGCRRRLFDCFSRRLVVSGGDLYIVCRYTSDGPCSRGSPEKTSHYEVFRLDQRRARWEEVRSLGDSAFFLCNCCSFAVPARELDGHGEGNCIYRAEIRCINFEVFNLANRSLKWADYSDFRIGLLR from the coding sequence atgatttcttcttctgcttcttcttcttcttatggcGACATCCGCGATCATCCGTGCAGAAAACGCAAGAGAGCTCCCATGGATCCAACCGAAAGGCGCTCATGCCCCGACCTTCCTACGGATATTCTCTACGAGATCGGCAATCGCCTCGACACCCGCATGAACGTCCTCCGCTTCCGTAGCGTCTGCTCTTCCTTCCGCTCCGCCATCCCCGCGCCCCCCCGCCGCGAGGCCTCGCGATTCCCTCTCCGAATCCAGCCCGACCTCTTCCTCCGCGCGAGCACGGTCTACGCCCTCGAGACGCCGGACGGGGCCGCCGGCTCCGGCCGCCCGCAGTGGCTGCTGATGCTCGAGGAGTCGGCGGAGCCCGGTTGTATGATGATCCTCAGCCTCTACTCACAGCGGAGGATTGCGCACATGCTCCACAAGTTCCCGAAGGTACTCGATTCTCGCCAATCCCGAATGGTTGAAATCTGTAGACAATACACGCTCCATTATAGCTATAGAACCGAAGGCCGCCTCTTTCAAGGTGTACAGAAAGCAGTGATGCATCCGGATGCCGTAGGTTCTGATTCAGATCAATGTTCGGTTTATTTCATTGATGAAGGTGGGGAATTAGGTTGTTGGAAATACGGGGATGAGAATTGGAGCTATTTAGAGGTTGATGGCAGCGACATCGACCAGTATGATGACATCGTAGCGTATGATGGCAAAGTCTGGGTCGTTGATTCCGTCGGACAGATTTTGCAGCTTCAGACATCTTTCAGACTTCGAAGTTTCTCACTGCCGATCTACGACATTGGCGGTTGCCGCCGTCGCCTCTTCGACTGCTTTTCGAGGCGTTTGGTGGTATCGGGCGGTGATCTTTACATAGTGTGCAGATACACTAGCGATGGTCCATGTAGCCGTGGCTCGCCGGAAAAGACAAGTCATTATGAAGTCTTTAGATTGGATCAGCGACGTGCGAGATGGGAGGAGGTGAGGAGCTTGGGCGATTCGGCTTTCTTTCTCTGCAACTGCTGCTCGTTCGCAGTCCCGGCGCGCGAGCTCGACGGGCATGGCGAGGGGAATTGCATCTACCGCGCGGAGATTCGTTGCATCAACTTTGAGGTGTTCAACTTGGCGAATCGTAGCCTCAAGTGGGCGGACTATTCTGACTTCCGGATTGGTTTATTGCGTTGA
- the LOC104422818 gene encoding UPF0548 protein At2g17695, whose translation MVFLFWSRPSAEQQKQCINKSGPFNYDAKYRGATAKAVSILKEDCELHKDGFLLNHARVLVGSGRDTYEKGKNALQSWRHFGLNWTFVDSKTRVQNGVKFCVCVKEFLPWLVMPLEVVFVNESQKSKKGGALGGASFRFGGGTLKGHLLAGEESFSIELDENNQVWYEILSFSKPAHFLSFIGYPYVQLRQKYFAHQSSNAVRKHLGAP comes from the exons ATGGTTTTCTTGTTCTGGTCTCGACCTTCTGCAGAACAACAGAAGCAATGCATTAACAA GTCCGGTCCCTTCAACTATGATGCTAAATACAGAGGGGCGACGGCGAAGGCTGTGTCAATCCTCAAGGAGGATTGTGAACTCCACAAGGATGGGTTCTTACTCAACCATGCCCGTGTTTTAGTTGGATCCGGTCGTGATACCTATGAAAAAGGCAAGAATGCTCTTCAGAGTTGGAG GCATTTCGGGTTGAACTGGACATTTGTTGATTCCAAGACTCGAGTTCAGAATGGGGTGAAATTTTGTGTTTGTGTGAAGGAGTTTCTGCCTTGGCTCGTGATGCCTCTTGAAGTGGTCTTTGTAAATGAAAGCCAGAAGTCTAAGAAGGGTGGGGCTTTGGGTGGGGCTTCCTTTCGTTTCGGCGGTGGTACACTTAAAGGTCACCTGCTG GCTGGGGAAGAGAGCTTTTCGATTGAGCTGGACGAGAACAATCAAGTGTGGTATGAAATACTCTCTTTCTCAAAGCCTGCTCACTTTCTGTCTTTCATTGGTTACCCATATGTACAGCTCAGGCAGAAGTATTTTGCTCATCAATCTAGTAATGCTGTCCGGAAACATTTAGGAGCTCCTTAG
- the LOC104422819 gene encoding putative F-box protein At5g60060, with protein sequence MDPTERGSCPDLPTDVLYEIGNRLDTRMDVLRFRSVCSSFRSAIPAPPRREASRFPLRIQPDLFLRASTVYALETPDGAAGSGRPRWLLMLEESAKPGRMRIRSLYSQRKIAHMLHKFPKVLDSRQSRMVEICRQFTLEGTTGGLFQGVQKAVMHPDGAGSDSDQCSVYFIDRGGQLGCWKYGGENWSYLVVDGRRRRRFVDGRRRRRYVDGRRRRRYSDIVVYDGKVWVVDSDGQILRLHTSFRLRSFSLPIYDVGGRRFDCFSCFSRHLVVSGGDLYIVCRYISDGPCSGGSPEKTSHYEVFRLDQRRARWKEVRSLGDSAFFLCNRRCSFAVSAQELDGHGEGNCIYRAEINCVNFEVGEESFSIELDENNQVWYEILSFSKPAHFLSFISLVTHMYNSSKSTLLINLVMLSGNIKELLSYLYLMLQTVYKCSMIMSS encoded by the exons ATGGATCCAACCGAAAGGGGCTCATGCCCCGACCTTCCTACGGATGTTCTCTACGAGATCGGCAATCGTCTCGACACCCGCATGGACGTCCTCCGCTTCCGTAGCGTCTGCTCTTCCTTCCGCTCCGCCATCCCCGCGCCCCCCCGCCGCGAGGCCTCGCGATTCCCTCTCCGAATCCAGCCCGACCTCTTCCTCCGCGCGAGCACGGTCTACGCCCTCGAGACCCCGGACGGGGCCGCCGGCTCCGGCCGCCCGCGGTGGCTGCTGATGCTCGAGGAGTCGGCGAAGCCCGGGCGTATGCGGATCCGCAGCCTCTACTCGCAGCGGAAGATCGCGCACATGCTCCACAAGTTCCCGAAGGTACTCGATTCTCGCCAATCCCGAATGGTTGAAATCTGCAGACAATTCACGCTCGAGGGTACAACCGGAGGCCTCTTTCAAGGCGTACAGAAAGCAGTGATGCATCCGGATGGCGCAGGTTCTGATTCAGATCAATGTTCGGTTTATTTCATTGATAGAGGTGGGCAATTAGGTTGTTGGAAATACGGGGGCGAGAATTGGAGCTATTTAGTTGTTGATGGCCGACGGCGCCGTCGTTTTGTTGATGGCCGACGACGCCGTCGTTATGTTGATGGCCGACGGCGCCGTCGTTATAGCGACATCGTGGTTTATGATGGCAAAGTCTGGGTCGTCGATTCTGACGGGCAGATTTTGCGGCTTCATACGTCTTTCAGACTTCGAAGTTTCTCACTGCCGATCTACGACGTTGGTGGTCGCCGCTTCGACTGCTTTTCCTGCTTCTCGAGGCATTTGGTGGTGTCAGGCGGGGATCTTTACATAGTGTGCAGATACATTAGCGATGGTCCGTGTAGCGGTGGCTCGCCGGAAAAGACAAGTCATTATGAAGTCTTTAGATTGGATCAGCGACGTGCGAGATGGAAGGAGGTGAGGAGCTTGGGCGATTCGGCTTTCTTTCTCTGCAACCGCCGCTGCTCGTTCGCCGTCTCGGCGCAGGAGCTCGACGGGCATGGCGAGGGGAATTGCATCTACCGCGCGGAGATTAATTGCGTCAACTTTGAG GTTGGGGAAGAGAGCTTTTCGATTGAGCTGGATGAGAACAATCAAGTGTGGTATGAAATACTCTCTTTCTCAAAGCCTGCCCACTTTCTGTCTTTCATTTCATTGGTTACCCATATGTACAACTCAAGCAAAAGTACTTTGCTCATCAATTTAGTAATGCTGTCTGGAAACATTAAGGAGCTTCTTAGCTACTTGTACTTAATGCTGCAAACTGTATACAAGTGTAGCATGATTATGTCCTCATGA
- the LOC104422820 gene encoding putative F-box/kelch-repeat protein At5g24040 isoform X3, protein MDPTERRSYSDLPPDVLSVIGNRLDTRMEVLGFRSVCSSFRSAIPAPPRREASRFPLQIEPGLFLRESTVYALETPNGAAGSGRTRWLLMLEESSEPGRMRIRSLYSQRRIMHMLPNFPKIH, encoded by the exons ATGGATCCAACCGAAAGGCGCTCATACTCCGACCTTCCTCCGGATGTGCTCTCCGTGATCGGCAATCGTCTCGACACCCGCATGGAAGTCCTCGGGTTCCGTAGCGTCTGCTCTTCCTTCCGCTCCGCGATCCCCGCGCCCCCCCGCCGCGAGGCCTCGCGATTCCCTCTCCAAATCGAGCCCGGCCTCTTCCTCCGGGAGAGCACGGTCTACGCCCTCGAGACGCCAAACGGAGCCGCCGGCTCCGGCCGCACGCGGTGGCTACTGATGCTCGAGGAGTCGTCGGAGCCCGGGCGTATGCGGATCCGCAGCCTCTACTCGCAGCGGAGGATTATGCACATGCTCCCCAACTTCCCGAAG ATACACTAG
- the LOC104422820 gene encoding putative F-box/kelch-repeat protein At5g24040 isoform X2, which produces MDPTERRSYSDLPPDVLSVIGNRLDTRMEVLGFRSVCSSFRSAIPAPPRREASRFPLQIEPGLFLRESTVYALETPNGAAGSGRTRWLLMLEESSEPGRMRIRSLYSQRRIMHMLPNFPKMLSPLFQQLGCTCGRTAGATTKPTL; this is translated from the exons ATGGATCCAACCGAAAGGCGCTCATACTCCGACCTTCCTCCGGATGTGCTCTCCGTGATCGGCAATCGTCTCGACACCCGCATGGAAGTCCTCGGGTTCCGTAGCGTCTGCTCTTCCTTCCGCTCCGCGATCCCCGCGCCCCCCCGCCGCGAGGCCTCGCGATTCCCTCTCCAAATCGAGCCCGGCCTCTTCCTCCGGGAGAGCACGGTCTACGCCCTCGAGACGCCAAACGGAGCCGCCGGCTCCGGCCGCACGCGGTGGCTACTGATGCTCGAGGAGTCGTCGGAGCCCGGGCGTATGCGGATCCGCAGCCTCTACTCGCAGCGGAGGATTATGCACATGCTCCCCAACTTCCCGAAG ATGCTTTCTCCTCTCTTCCAACAGTTAGGTTGTACCTGCGGCAGGACTGCAGGAGCAACAACGAAGCCCACCTTGTAA
- the LOC104422820 gene encoding putative F-box protein At5g60060 isoform X1: MDPTERRSYSDLPPDVLSVIGNRLDTRMEVLGFRSVCSSFRSAIPAPPRREASRFPLQIEPGLFLRESTVYALETPNGAAGSGRTRWLLMLEESSEPGRMRIRSLYSQRRIMHMLPNFPKVLDSRQSRMVEICRQYTLDGTTRDPSEGVQKAVMHPDGVGSDLDQCSVYFIEGGELGCWKYRDENWSNLEVDGSDIDEYDDIVVYDGKVWVVDSVGQIGQILQLHTSFRLQSFSLPIYDIGRRFDCFYCFSCFSRHLVVSGGDLYIVCRYTSDGTCSRGSPEKTSHYEVFRLDQRHARWDEVRSLGDSAFFLCNCRCSFAVPASELDGHGEGNCIYRAERNCNNFEVFNLVNRSLEWPAYSDFRVGLLLRATGMRFGM, translated from the coding sequence ATGGATCCAACCGAAAGGCGCTCATACTCCGACCTTCCTCCGGATGTGCTCTCCGTGATCGGCAATCGTCTCGACACCCGCATGGAAGTCCTCGGGTTCCGTAGCGTCTGCTCTTCCTTCCGCTCCGCGATCCCCGCGCCCCCCCGCCGCGAGGCCTCGCGATTCCCTCTCCAAATCGAGCCCGGCCTCTTCCTCCGGGAGAGCACGGTCTACGCCCTCGAGACGCCAAACGGAGCCGCCGGCTCCGGCCGCACGCGGTGGCTACTGATGCTCGAGGAGTCGTCGGAGCCCGGGCGTATGCGGATCCGCAGCCTCTACTCGCAGCGGAGGATTATGCACATGCTCCCCAACTTCCCGAAGGTACTCGATTCTCGCCAATCCCGAATGGTTGAAATCTGTAGACAATACACGCTCGATGGTACAACCAGAGACCCCTCTGAAGGTGTACAGAAAGCAGTGATGCATCCGGATGGCGTAGGTTCCGATTTAGATCAATGTTCGGTTTATTTCATTGAAGGTGGGGAATTAGGTTGTTGGAAATACAGGGATGAGAATTGGAGCAATTTAGAGGTTGATGGTAGCGACATCGACGAGTATGATGACATCGTAGTGTATGATGGCAAAGTCTGGGTCGTTGATTCCGTCGGGCAAATCGGGCAGATTTTGCAGCTTCATACATCTTTCAGACTTCAAAGTTTCTCACTGCCGATCTACGACATTGGTCGCCGCTTCGACTGCTTTTACTGCTTTTCCTGCTTTTCGAGGCATTTGGTGGTATCAGGCGGTGATCTTTACATAGTGTGCAGATACACTAGCGATGGTACATGTAGCCGTGGCTCGCCGGAAAAGACAAGTCATTATGAAGTCTTTAGATTGGATCAGCGACATGCGAGATGGGACGAGGTGAGGAGCTTGGGCGATTCCGCTTTCTTTCTCTGCAACTGCCGCTGCTCGTTTGCCGTCCCGGCAAGTGAGCTCGATGGGCATGGAGAGGGGAATTGCATCTACCGCGCAGAAAGAAATTGCAACAACTTTGAGGTGTTCAACTTGGTGAATCGTAGCCTCGAGTGGCCGGCCTATTCTGACTTCCGTGTTGGTTTATTGCTACGTGCTACGGGGATGAGATTTGGCATGTAA